The Euphorbia lathyris chromosome 8, ddEupLath1.1, whole genome shotgun sequence genome has a window encoding:
- the LOC136202572 gene encoding xylogalacturonan beta-1,3-xylosyltransferase-like has product MFPSYETHLTLHFNSFNLTKQNYTVTTRDELILSSSMPIYENKNKAKNVETKKNKKKKSNLDRIEEGLARARAAILQSSRSTNYSSHNNFTFFPRGSIYLNPYSFFQSHKEMVRRFKVWTYKEGEIPLAHEGPSTGVYGFEGQFINEIESPRSPFKAQNPEEAHLFFIPLSVTAIVQYIYLPITTMAEYSRDRLRRVVTDYVRVVANKYPYWNTSNGADHFMLSCHDWAPDISHGNPELFSNLIRVLCNANTTEGFEPKRDVSLPEIYISRPLHPENLGQTPKKRKILAYFEGRPHGWIREILFRNWKGKDNEIIVRESTPNGRNYRKMLGMSKYCLCPSGYEVASPRVVDSIYQGCVPVIISNNYSLPFSDVLNWKEFSVQIPVEKIGEMKEILKAISERKYLKMYRKVKMVHRHFVMNRPAKPFDVTYMILHSLWLRRLNFRLHT; this is encoded by the exons ATGTTTCCTTCTTATGAAACCCATCTCActttgcatttcaattctttcaaTCTCACTAAACAAAACTACACCGTTACTACTAGAGATGAGTTGATCCTATCTTCTTCCATGCccatttatgaaaataaaaataaggccAAAAATGTTGAG ActaagaagaacaagaaaaagaagagcAACTTGGACAGGATTGAGGAAGGTTTAGCTAGAGCAAGAGCTGCCATTCTCCAATCTTCAAGATCAACAAACTACTCTTCACACAACAATTTCACATTCTTCCCAAGAGGATCCATTTATTTGAATCCTTACTCCTTTTTTCA AAGCCATAAAGAGATGGTGAGAAGATTCAAAGTATGGACATACAAGGAAGGGGAGATACCGTTGGCCCATGAAGGCCCATCAACGGGAGTATATGGTTTTGAAGGGCAATTCATAAACGAGATAGAGAGCCCAAGAAGCCCATTTAAGGCCCAAAATCCAGAAGAGGCCCATCTATTCTTCATACCACTGAGTGTGACAGCAATTGTACAGTACATATACCTGCCAATCACAACTATGGCAGAATATTCTCGTGACAGGCTTAGAAGAGTGGTCACAGATTATGTCAGGGTCGTCGCTAATAAGTATCCGTACTGGAATACAAGCAACGGTGCTGACCATTTCATGCTTTCCTGTCATGATTGG GCACCTGACATATCCCATGGAAATCCAGAGCTGTTCAGCAATTTAATTCGTGTTCTATGCAATGCGAATACAACAGAAGGGTTTGAGCCGAAAAGAGATGTGTCCTTGCCTGAAATCTACATTTCGAGACCTCTTCACCCTGAGAACTTGGGGCAGACCCCAAAGAAAAGGAAGATATTAGCCTATTTTGAAGGAAGGCCTCATGGATGGATTAGGGAAATTCTGTTTAGAAATTGGAAGGGAAAAGACAATGAAATAATAGTAAGAGAGAGCACACCAAATGGGAGAAATTACAGGAAAATGTTGGGGATGAGTAAGTATTGTTTATGTCCAAGTGGGTATGAAGTAGCAAGTCCAAGAGTAGTAGATTCAATATACCAAGGATGTGTTCCTGTTATAATTTCAAATAACTATTCATTACCCTTTAGTGATGTGCTTAATTGGAAGGAGTTTTCAGTGCAAATTCCAGTTGAGAAAATAGGAGAAATGAAGGAGATATTGAAAGCTATATCGGAGAGAAAGTACTTGAAAATGTATAGAAAGGTGAAAATGGTGCATAGGCATTTTGTGATGAATAGACCAGCTAAACCATTTGATGTAACTTATATGATACTTCACTCTTTATGGCTTAGGAGACTTAACTTTAGACTCCATACatga
- the LOC136202571 gene encoding putative chloride channel-like protein CLC-g has translation MSSISINGLPDQESLSAPLLPSQRSLINSTSQVAIVGANVCPIESLDYEISENDFFKQDWRTRGKIQMFQYVFMKWLLCFLIGGIVSLIGFFNNLAVENIAGMKFVITSNMMFSSRYGMAFLVFSVSNLVLTLFASVITAFVAPAASGSGIPEVKAYLNGVDAPGVLSLRTLVVKIIGSIAAVSSSLHVGKAGPMVHTGACVASFFGQGGSKKYNLTGRWLRFFKNDRDRRDLVTCGSAAGIAAAFRAPVGGVLFALEEMASWWRSALLWRAFFTTAVVALVLRALIDVCLKGECGLFGTGGLIMFDVYTENVTYHLVDVPPVLLLGVIGGMLGSFYNFLLDKVLRVYNFINEKGVAYKILLACSISIFTSCLLFGLPWLASCQSCPSDAAEDCPTIGRSGNYKKFQCASDQYNDLASLIFNTNDDAIRNLFSRDTDSEFQYSSVLIFFVTCFFLSILSYGIVAPAGLFVPVIVTGATYGRLVGMLVGSGTTLNHGLYAVLGAASLLGGSMRMTVSLCVIILELTNNLLLLPLIMLVLLVSKTVADAFNSNIYDLIMKAKGFPYLENHSEPYMRQLTVADVVTGPLQLFRGFEKVGHIVHVLQTTRHNGFPVIDEPPVSDSPVLLYGLILRAHLIELLKKKLFSSTPMPIGVDLFEQFSASDFAKRASGNGDRIEDIEITEEEMEMFLDLHPFTNASPYTVVETMSLAKARALFREVGLRHLLVIPKISSRSPVVGILTRHDFMPEHVLGLHPLLFKSRWKRLRIKLPQFFKIF, from the exons ATGTCCTCTATTTCCATTAACGGACTTCCTGATCAAGAATCTCTTTCTGCTCCCTTACTTCCTTCGCAACGATCGCTAATCAATTCCACTTCTCAAGTCGCCATCGTCGGTGCCAATGTCTGCCCCATTGAGAGCCTTGACTATGA GATTTCGGAGAATGATTTCTTTAAGCAGGACTGGAGGACCAGGGGGAAGATCCAGATGTTTCAATATGTTTTTATGAAATGGTTGCTCTGCTTCTTGATTGGCGGAATTGTTAGTCTAATTGGCTTTTTTAATAATCTCGCCGTTGAAAATATTGCTGGCATGAAGTTTGTTATCACTTCCAACATGATGTTTTCTTCTAG GTACGGAATGGCTTTTCTTGTATTTTCAGTGTCTAATTTGGTTCTCACGCTATTCGCATCCGTCATCACAGCTTTTGTAGCTCCGGCTGCTTCTGGTTCAGGTATACCTGAAGTTAAAGCTTACCTGAATGGCGTGGATGCACCAGGAGTTCTTTCTCTGCGAACTTTGGTGGTGAAG ATTATTGGAAGTATTGCTGCTGTGTCGTCATCTCTACATGTTGGAAAGGCAGGGCCGATGGTACACACTGGTGCCTGTGTTGCATCATTTTTTGGTCAGGGTGGATCTAAGAAATATAATTTAACTGGAAGATGGCTACGTTTTTTCAAAAATGACCGAGATAGGCGAGATCTTGTAACGTGTGGATCAGCTGCTGGGATAGCTGCTGCATTTCGTGCCCCTGTTGGGGGCGTGCTTTTTGCTCTTGAAGAAATGGCTTCTTG GTGGAGAAGTGCCCTTCTATGGAGAGCTTTCTTCACAACAGCTGTGGTTGCATTAGTGCTTCGAGCTCTAATTGATGTGTGCTTGAAGGGAGAATGTGGGTTGTTTGGTACTGGAGGGCTCATAATGTTTGATGTCTATACAGAAAATGTTACATATCACCTCGTTGATGTTCCTCCTGTGCTTCTACTTGGAGTTATAGGGGGCATGTTGGGtagtttttataattttcttttggACAAGGTTCTTCGAGTGTATAATTTCATTAACGA GAAAGGCGTTGCTTACAAAATTTTACTTGCTTGTTCAATCTCTATATTCACATCCTGTCTTCTTTTCGGTTTACCCTGGTTGGCATCATGTCAATCTTGTCCATCTGACGCAGCGGAAGACTGTCCAACAATAGGCCGGTCTGGCAACTACAAGAAATTTCAGTGCGCTTCTGATCAATACAATGATCTTGCTAGCCTCATTTTTAACACAAATGATGATGCTATTAGAAACCTTTTCAGTAGAGATACAGACTCCGAGTTTCAGTATTCATCAGTTCTCATATTTTTTGTTACATGCTTTTTCCTAAGTATTTTAAGCTATGGGATTGTTGCTCCAGCGGGTCTTTTTGTACCAGTTATTGTGACAGGTGCAACTTATGGACGTCTTGTTGGAATGTTAGTTGGTTCAGGCACCACTCTTAATCACGGCCTTTATGCAGTGCTCGGTGCTGCTTCATTGCTTGGTGGGTCTATGAGGATGACTGTCTCATTATGTGTCATTATCCTTGAGTTGACCAATAACCTTTTGTTACTTCCGTTGATAATGTTGGTTCTCCTTGTTTCCAAGACTGTTGCCGATGCTTTTAATAGCAACATTTATGACCTTATCATGAAAGCCAAAGGTTTTCCGTATCTAGAAAATCATTCTGAACCTTACATGAGGCAGCTGACAGTTGCTGATGTAGTCACAGGTCCACTTCAACTCTTTCGTGGTTTTGAGAAGGTTGGACATATAGTTCATGTTCTCCAAACAACAAGGCATAATGGATTCCCTGTGATTGATGAACCTCCAGTTTCAGATTCGCCAGTTCTTCTTTACGGACTTATCCTCCGTGCCCATCTTATTGAATTGCTGAAGAAGAAACTTTTCTCGTCTACTCCAATGCCAATTGGAGTTGATCTCTTTGAGCAATTTTCAGCTTCTGACTTTGCAAAGCGAGCTTCTGGTAATGGTGACAGGATTGAAGATATAGAAATTACCGAAGAAGAGATGGAGATGTTCTTGGACTTGCATCCTTTTACTAATGCTTCGCCTTATACTGTTGTGGAGACCATGTCGCTAGCTAAGGCTCGTGCACTTTTCCGGGAAGTTGGTTTGAGGCATCTACTGGTGATACCAAAGATCTCTAGT AGATCTCCTGTTGTGGGTATATTGACGAGGCACGACTTCATGCCAGAGCACGTGCTGGGTTTGCACCCTCTGCTTTTCAAGAGCAGGTGGAAAAGATTAAGAATCAAGCTACCCCAATTTTTCAAGATTTTCTAG
- the LOC136201909 gene encoding heptahelical transmembrane protein 1, with protein MNSANSYLLLRKSMDSSNTNKLGSSAGEDDNLLHLCRTPNYKRKRYGLSSFWELPDYMKDNEFILGYYRVHWPLKEALLSIFRWHNETLNVWTHLIGFLLFLGLTLANIMQFPQVADLLALFTWSVVTSGEANVSHNSKDFMMGTPKLLQLKEIITTSNSTLDITHPGIILSPVTRWPFYVFLAGSMFCLISSSICHLFCCHSHNLNIFLLRIDYVGITTMIITSFFPPIYYIFQCDSHWQYLYLGGITAMGMFTIVTLLSPSLSTGKFRAFRALLFSSMGLFGIIPAVHAIIVNWNNPKRDLILSYESAMATFYLTGTGFYVSRIPERLKPGWFDLAGHSHQIFHVFVVLGALAHYGATLLFMEYRDHVGC; from the exons ATGAATTCTGCAAATTCATATTTACTTCTCAGAAAATCAATGGATTCTTCCAACACCAACAAATTAGGATCATCTGCCGGAGAAGATGATAATCTTCTCCACCTGTGTCGAACACCTAATTACAAAAGGAAACGGTACGGATTATCGTCGTTTTGGGAGCTTCCGGATTACATGAAGGATAACGAGTTCATATTGGGTTATTATAGAGTTCATTGGCCTCTTAAAGAAGCTCTTCTTAGCATCTTTCGATGGCATAATGAAACTCTCAATGTCTGGAC GCATTTGATTGGGTTTCTGCTGTTTTTGGGGTTAACATTGGCCAATATTATGCAATTTCCTCAAGTAGCGGATCTTCTCGCTCTTTTTACCTG GTCAGTAGTTACAAGTGGAGAAGCAAATGTATCCCATAATTCAAAAGATTTCATGATG GGAACACCAAAGCTTCTACAATTAAAGGAGATAATAACTACATCTAATTCAACATTGGACATTACACACCCCGGAATAATATTATCACCCGTAACCCGGTGGCCGTTCTATGTATTCTTAGCCGGCTCAATGTTCTGCCTTATATCAAGCAGCATTTGCCACCTCTTTTGTTGCCATTCCCACAATCTCAACATTTTCTTACTTCGTATTGATTACGTGGGAATCACAACTATGATAATCACCTCGTTTTTCCCTCCCATTTATTATATTTTCCAATGCGATTCGCATTGGCAATATTTGTATCTCGGGGGCATCACAGCAATGGGAATGTTCACCATTGTCACACTCCTTTCTCCGTCCCTCTCGACTGGGAAGTTTCGAGCCTTTCGAGCTCTACTCTTCTCATCCATGGGGTTATTCGGGATAATCCCTGCTGTCCATGCCATAATTGTGAATTGGAATAATCCGAAGCGTGACTTGATTCTTTCTTACGAGTCTGCCATGGCTACTTTTTATTTGACGGGTACGGGGTTTTATGTGAGCCGGATTCCGGAGAGATTGAAGCCGGGATGGTTTGATCTAGCGGGTCATAGCCATCAAATATTTCATGTGTTTGTGGTATTAGGAGCATTGGCTCATTATGGTGCTACCCTTTTATTTATGGAGTATCGTGACCATGTTGGATGCTAA